One Eubacteriales bacterium mix99 genomic window carries:
- a CDS encoding helix-turn-helix domain-containing protein has product MIQMIGNTENDERGLLPYPVIIAATKGDPEAMKIVVHQRKLLATLSMRKLRDERGNTYYGIDEDIRDRLRSKLMRAVLSFKV; this is encoded by the coding sequence ATGATTCAAATGATTGGTAACACCGAAAACGACGAACGCGGCTTGTTACCCTACCCGGTAATCATAGCTGCAACAAAGGGCGACCCGGAAGCTATGAAGATTGTCGTACACCAACGAAAGCTACTAGCCACTTTGTCTATGCGGAAGCTCCGCGACGAGCGCGGCAATACCTACTACGGCATAGACGAGGACATACGCGACCGCTTGCGGTCAAAGCTCATGCGGGCTGTCCTTTCATTCAAGGTTTGA
- a CDS encoding Crp/Fnr family transcriptional regulator: MVSRLKKGALFAGMSGAEIQGCMKCSKSICTAYEKGEFIFRQGEIPEKLFVLLEGTVLVGNDSSDGQRSVVATFDQPGELFGEVYLFRHQQGPKQTGYDHYARAATAATVLHLPGDFLYHTCGENCRYHSKLISNMLSILAQKAYYLNQRLQILSCTTLRRKIAKTLLLYSSSDGNVTLPMNREELADFLNAARPSVSRELMKMQADGLIAIHRNDIFIPDMGKLQHIL; the protein is encoded by the coding sequence ATGGTTTCCCGGCTGAAAAAAGGTGCCCTGTTTGCCGGCATGTCCGGTGCAGAAATACAGGGGTGCATGAAGTGCAGCAAATCCATCTGTACTGCCTATGAAAAAGGAGAATTCATCTTCCGGCAGGGAGAAATTCCAGAAAAGCTGTTTGTCCTTCTGGAGGGAACTGTTCTGGTAGGCAATGACTCCAGCGACGGGCAGCGCAGTGTTGTGGCAACATTTGATCAGCCGGGGGAGCTTTTTGGGGAAGTCTATCTGTTTCGGCACCAACAGGGCCCAAAGCAGACGGGATACGATCATTATGCCCGGGCAGCCACGGCCGCAACCGTTCTGCATCTGCCCGGAGACTTTTTGTATCATACCTGCGGGGAAAACTGCCGTTATCACAGCAAGCTGATTTCCAATATGCTTTCCATACTGGCACAAAAGGCCTACTACCTGAATCAAAGACTGCAGATACTGTCCTGCACCACCCTGCGCCGGAAAATTGCAAAAACCCTGCTTCTGTATTCTTCTTCCGACGGCAACGTGACTCTGCCCATGAACCGGGAAGAACTAGCGGATTTCCTGAACGCCGCCCGCCCATCCGTATCCCGGGAGCTTATGAAAATGCAGGCAGACGGACTCATTGCCATCCATCGAAACGATATCTTCATTCCGGATATGGGAAAGCTGCAGCATATTTTATAG
- a CDS encoding MATE family efflux transporter encodes MHVLTRDRSYYKSLITLALPVAAQGLIAFLSSFADNLMVSSLGDEAVSGVYFASQINTFVQMFTSGISGVILILSAQYWGKKDVANIKSIIAIGVRLSLIVGAVVSLVCLLFPGTVIAIFTSEPGVAREGIVYLRTVALSYLFFCVTQALLSAMRSVETTSIGMTISLLSLTVDVSLNGVFIYGLGWGVFGAALSTLIGRVIEAAGIIVYVFVFDKKLKLQLSDMRRFDRTLLHDFFHYGLPLIAGELVWSVNLMGNSIIFGHFFDASIATAVSVANTMGTLAHITISGLSSAVGILTGKTVGAGEYDRMKEYARTTQVIFLFVGLLSGALVAGLSKPFIHLYSGVFGGGISTAAAREAALLIRVLAVTTIGGAYQGPCLFGLVKCGGDISFVFKNDTIFVFGVVLPSALIAASLGAPAWVVFACLKSDQILKCFVAVVKVNRFNWMKNLTHPGTGEPAEQPGIE; translated from the coding sequence ATGCACGTTCTGACCCGAGACCGTTCCTATTACAAAAGCCTGATCACCCTGGCCCTGCCGGTGGCAGCCCAGGGCCTGATTGCCTTCCTCTCCTCCTTTGCGGACAACCTGATGGTCAGCTCCCTGGGGGATGAAGCGGTATCCGGTGTTTACTTTGCCAGCCAGATCAACACCTTTGTACAGATGTTCACCAGCGGCATCAGCGGAGTCATCCTGATTCTCTCCGCCCAATACTGGGGGAAGAAAGATGTCGCCAACATCAAAAGCATTATCGCCATCGGAGTACGCCTCTCCCTTATCGTCGGCGCAGTCGTATCTCTGGTCTGTCTGCTGTTCCCCGGCACGGTGATCGCTATTTTTACCTCCGAGCCGGGAGTCGCCCGGGAAGGCATCGTATACCTGCGGACCGTTGCCCTGTCCTATCTTTTCTTCTGTGTTACCCAGGCGCTGCTCAGCGCCATGCGTTCAGTGGAAACCACCTCCATCGGCATGACGATTTCCCTCCTCTCCCTGACAGTGGATGTTTCCCTGAACGGCGTGTTTATCTACGGCCTTGGATGGGGCGTATTCGGCGCAGCACTGTCCACGTTGATCGGGCGTGTCATCGAAGCGGCTGGGATTATTGTCTATGTTTTTGTATTTGATAAAAAGCTCAAACTTCAGCTTTCTGATATGCGACGGTTTGACCGGACGCTTCTGCATGACTTTTTCCATTACGGACTGCCCCTCATCGCAGGCGAACTGGTATGGAGCGTAAATCTGATGGGAAATTCCATTATCTTCGGACATTTCTTTGACGCTTCCATTGCCACGGCGGTATCCGTCGCCAATACCATGGGCACACTGGCTCACATCACCATCTCCGGTTTGTCTTCCGCGGTCGGCATCCTTACCGGCAAAACGGTGGGAGCCGGAGAATACGATCGCATGAAGGAATATGCCCGGACCACCCAGGTGATTTTCCTGTTTGTCGGCCTGCTCTCGGGAGCGTTGGTGGCAGGGCTCAGCAAACCTTTTATCCATCTTTATTCCGGTGTATTCGGCGGCGGCATCAGCACGGCAGCTGCGCGGGAAGCCGCTCTTCTGATCCGTGTTTTGGCTGTTACCACCATTGGCGGAGCCTATCAGGGTCCCTGCCTCTTTGGCCTGGTAAAATGCGGCGGAGACATTTCCTTTGTCTTTAAAAATGATACCATCTTCGTATTTGGCGTGGTGCTGCCCTCGGCGCTGATTGCTGCATCCCTTGGCGCCCCGGCCTGGGTGGTCTTTGCCTGTCTGAAATCCGATCAGATTTTAAAATGCTTTGTTGCCGTGGTCAAGGTCAACCGGTTCAACTGGATGAAAAACCTGACACACCCTGGTACAGGAGAGCCAGCCGAACAGCCCGGCATTGAATGA
- a CDS encoding DUF6063 family protein → MKETLHILRILLTEGELNDTGEPELFADFKDPQVRSELEDFAQELAFHLVEVPHAVYLVPEMDNPILSISLGDMRKGIGSTARTVDAFLQCYIIMIILYLFFGGRNADPKRTPFLQIRDIVAELDRRLSVPAGQAAPVWQEQMEINFTQVTQVWNNLSVREENRRTSREETVLKACRLLEKQKLLTFYDEQKEIRTTRRLDDLMVHYYLSEERIATIQNLFAKEEAGNQHA, encoded by the coding sequence ATGAAGGAAACGCTGCATATTTTAAGGATACTGCTGACGGAAGGAGAGCTGAACGATACCGGTGAGCCGGAATTGTTTGCCGATTTCAAGGATCCGCAAGTCCGGTCCGAGCTGGAGGATTTTGCCCAGGAGCTGGCATTTCACCTGGTGGAAGTCCCTCACGCAGTATATCTGGTGCCGGAGATGGACAATCCCATTCTCAGCATATCGCTGGGGGACATGCGCAAGGGCATCGGCAGTACCGCCCGTACAGTGGATGCCTTTTTGCAGTGCTATATTATCATGATCATTCTGTACCTGTTCTTCGGCGGGAGAAACGCGGATCCAAAGCGCACCCCCTTTTTGCAGATCAGAGATATTGTGGCTGAGCTGGACCGGCGTCTTTCCGTCCCCGCCGGGCAGGCTGCCCCGGTCTGGCAGGAGCAGATGGAAATCAATTTCACCCAGGTGACCCAGGTCTGGAACAATCTGTCCGTCCGGGAGGAGAACCGACGTACTTCCCGGGAAGAAACTGTTTTGAAAGCCTGCCGCTTGCTGGAAAAGCAAAAGCTGCTGACCTTCTATGATGAGCAGAAGGAAATCCGCACGACCCGGCGGCTGGATGATCTGATGGTGCATTACTACCTCAGTGAGGAACGGATTGCCACAATCCAGAATCTATTCGCAAAGGAGGAGGCCGGAAACCAACATGCCTGA
- a CDS encoding UPF0236 family protein, which translates to MNNWHGIEIKADKDHELIGCSAEGHISHVFSSRLSSRPKGWSEKGVARMSKLIVYKKNGGRIYDLVMAQKLKEKENRKHELQDELIKEVRKSSESRYAGSWSSSPTVITMGKKTGLFNEMRNMAGIRY; encoded by the coding sequence ATGAATAACTGGCATGGAATAGAGATAAAGGCTGATAAGGACCATGAACTGATAGGATGCAGTGCCGAAGGTCATATAAGCCATGTGTTTTCAAGCAGGCTAAGCAGCAGGCCTAAGGGATGGTCTGAAAAAGGTGTTGCCAGGATGTCCAAACTTATCGTATATAAGAAAAATGGCGGCAGGATCTATGACCTGGTTATGGCACAGAAGCTTAAGGAGAAGGAGAACAGGAAACATGAATTGCAGGATGAGTTAATCAAGGAAGTAAGGAAATCATCAGAAAGCAGATATGCTGGTTCATGGAGTAGCAGCCCAACTGTAATTACCATGGGGAAAAAGACAGGGCTGTTTAATGAGATGAGGAATATGGCCGGAATACGCTATTAG